One segment of bacterium DNA contains the following:
- the aroB gene encoding 3-dehydroquinate synthase codes for MKKIRINLKENSYFIYAGYPLNDIKKILIPEKYGRKVLLLSDNKVFPLYGQPLLSSIAKEREVIKHIVTSGEKVKTLKNAFNLIRKCAENNMERRDTILTFGGGVISDLGGFVASIYMRGINFVAVPTTLLAQVDAAIGGKTGVNLPLGKNLVGTFYQPSFVYMDYNTLSTLPEREIKQGLAEIIKYGVIKSKKILNLLQEKNIDKIERYLPSLIEESVRIKKDVVEKDEKEKTGLREILNFGHTLGHAIEISHLSKFSHGECVSLGIAGETYISWKLNFCKKDTYYTIKDILKRYHLPYDFSSIKTDEIFDYLKYDKKVRDGNLRFVLVKDIGKVKSGVVVKMEDVNKILKEMIENEKYR; via the coding sequence ATGAAAAAAATCAGGATAAACCTTAAAGAGAATAGTTATTTTATTTATGCCGGGTACCCTTTGAACGATATAAAAAAGATATTAATTCCTGAAAAGTATGGAAGAAAAGTGCTTCTATTAAGTGATAATAAAGTATTCCCTTTATATGGACAGCCATTACTGTCCTCTATTGCAAAAGAGAGAGAAGTTATTAAACATATTGTAACATCAGGAGAAAAAGTAAAAACATTAAAAAACGCATTTAACCTTATCAGGAAATGTGCTGAAAACAATATGGAGAGACGTGATACTATCTTAACTTTCGGTGGTGGAGTAATAAGTGATTTAGGTGGTTTTGTTGCCTCAATATATATGAGGGGTATAAATTTTGTTGCAGTACCAACAACACTTCTTGCTCAGGTAGATGCTGCTATCGGTGGAAAAACAGGTGTAAATCTACCTTTAGGAAAAAATCTTGTAGGTACTTTCTATCAACCATCTTTTGTATATATGGACTATAATACACTGTCAACCTTACCGGAGAGAGAAATAAAACAGGGACTTGCAGAAATAATAAAATATGGAGTGATAAAGAGCAAAAAAATCCTTAATCTTTTACAAGAGAAAAACATAGATAAAATAGAAAGATACCTGCCTTCTTTGATTGAGGAGAGCGTAAGAATAAAAAAAGATGTAGTGGAGAAGGACGAGAAAGAAAAAACAGGACTGCGAGAGATTTTGAACTTTGGACATACACTTGGACATGCTATAGAAATTTCTCATCTTTCAAAATTTTCTCATGGAGAGTGTGTATCTCTGGGGATAGCGGGCGAGACATATATATCATGGAAGTTAAATTTCTGTAAAAAAGACACATATTACACAATAAAGGATATATTAAAAAGATACCATCTCCCTTATGATTTTTCTTCCATTAAGACAGATGAAATTTTTGACTATCTTAAATATGATAAAAAAGTTAGAGATGGCAACTTAAGATTTGTTCTTGTTAAGGATATCGGGAAGGTAAAAAGTGGTGTGGTTGTAAAAATGGAAGATGTGAATAAAATTTTGAAGGAGATGATAGAAAATGAAAAATATAGATGA